Genomic DNA from Cucurbita pepo subsp. pepo cultivar mu-cu-16 chromosome LG13, ASM280686v2, whole genome shotgun sequence:
AGCACATAAaaatcctttctttctctgtGTTCTTGGTGTCTCCATGGAAGGTGTTGGAAGAAGTGAGCTGCGAAGAGGCCCATGGACCATTGAAGAAGACACTCTCCTCATTCACTATATTGCTTCTCATGGTGAAGGGCATTGGAACAATTTAGCCAAACATGCAGGTCCTTTttgcaaaaacaaaagtttACCCTGTTTCTATTTCCACCCtctcttattcttcttcttcctcctcctcctcctctagGCCTTGAGAGAACCGGAAAAAGTTGCAGGTTGAGATGGCTGAATTACTTAAAACCCGACATCAAACGTGGGAATCTCACTCCTCAAGAACAGCTCCTCATCCTCCAACTCCATTCCAAATGGGGCAACCGGTACGAAACCGTTTTGATtcgaaaaattaatttttttctactCGTATTGATGGAAGAATCAAAGAACTTGAAAGTTGTTTGTTCGTGTGTATTTGTTGTTGACTTGTAGATGGTCAAAGATTGCACAACAATTACCGGGAAGAACAGATAATGAGATAAAAAATTACTGGAGGACGCGGGTacaaaaacaagcaaaacAGCTCAACATCGAATCAAACAGCGAAAAATTCTTGGAGACAGTTCGTCATTTGTGGATTCCGAGGTTGCTTCAAGAAATGGACCAAAGATCATCATCAACTTCGTTTAACTACAATTCTCCATCTTTGGAGAGCTTCTCACAAGCTCTCCAGCAGAACCCATCTGGTTCATCCGCCATTGAAGCCAACCAGAGCTCAATTCAGAGCTCTGGGGTTTATTATCAATGGCCAGAGTCCTCTGAAAGTGTTTCAGAAGAGTTTGGGAATAATTCTGATCTGCAGCCACTGGATAATGGTGAGCTTCAGGTGGACCAGCTACAACACCCATTCTCTTTGTTGGGTGCTGCTTGTGGAGTTGCAGAGTTTGATGGCCAAATGGCTGCATCTTATTGGGTGTTGGAGGATGATGTGGCAGAGACCTTTTGGAATTTGGAAAATTGTTTGTAGAGATTAATTGTGGCTTTTCTTATAGGTGAATTAGTTTAATCAACTACATCTTGTAAAGAGATGatcttttttattcaatacAAAAGTATCATAgtaattttattatcataagttataattttggatcttaaatttgatgatttatattaactaattttttaaaaacattttgatttaatttactACTAAAATTTATGTATAGGTAAggtttggaatttttttaaacttttttaacgtgttctattaaaaatgttttttatcttaaaatttttaaatacttcaagtaacaatttttttgtttcataaaagtgttttttggttattaaattttttaaaaaaaaacaaatatttataaaataaaaaatgtaaaggGAGTATAAAAGGACGTAAGAGGACAAGTCTATCAAAAGACTATGCAGGAAGATGAGGACAATAAAATGCATCTTTTCCAAGTCTTCTTTGGTAAGTTTGTATCTTCAACAActtaatgaaatgaaagactTTGGAAAAGTTGAAAGAAGTCTACTTCAATCAATTTTTGTAAACTAAGAAACTACAGATGTGATCGATcactatgtttaaaaaatattctcacTCTAATATTTGATGGGCTCCCAAAAGAAAGGCAATCTCTTTCTTCATCGAGAATCTCTAGGCAAAGAGTAGGGGAAGGAAGAGATACTAATATagtaaaagataataataaaaattatataaaccaCGACCAAGAAATTTTCATTCCTTAAGATCCAATTACAAGAATGAGAGTTAACAAGTAACCAATTTTAGTCACTTATATTCAAGTTAGGGTGAACTCATTCAaagaaattctaaaaaaacttggagacatttcttatatgttgtgcaaagttaAACTTCAAGATAAAGAtgcattaaatgcactttaatttacatttaataaaCTCATAGTTGAATTTATAGAACTAATACAAAGATGGTTACTagttcatttcttttattgcattattttaattttttatatttgtttgtcatttaAGCTAATTTAATATGAGAGTAAAAGTTATATCGTAACTCACATAAGTTACCCTATTTCATCATTaactaatcattttaataGGGAAGTTATGAGTGCATTTAACTCATAACTCACCTAGGTTAAGGTTATCAAAGACTATAAAGTCTTATAAAGTCTTGTTTACTTTCATTGTAGACCTCACGTcttagaataaaaaagaaaggagttTCTATTtaagctttgttgagagctaaacttttactctgcaaattcttgtgtttagaattTGTATactagagtcattcaagtggtattgatcaaacttcttgtacagtgattcgaatcacgagtttagaaacaaattttctttactcttgatcttgatcaccAAGGTAATCTATTCCAAAAACTTTCTCAAAAGTTCttttgattccttatcataaTATGGTAATCTAAATTAACTAGGCAATATATTAACTAGGATCTAGTTTCCAATAATGCggaataaaaaattggaatcTAAAACTTTAAGCAATAGAAGGATAATAAAAGATAAAGATAAGAGATGTACCCGGTTGGGTTACGTCCAGTTCTCTACTACTGATGCAGATTTCACTAAAATAGTGCGAGAGAAGAAGAATACCAAGAGTTTACAACCCTCAAGGATGATTCCACTTTTATTCCAAGAAAAAGGCCCACAAATTACTCTTACATCAGCTCTTTCAAGGGAACAAACTGCACACTGTAGACATAGACAATATATTACGCAATAATTTCATATCGAAGTTCTAGTTCTAAATACTATGGAATAAACCATTGACACTTGCACTTCAAAGTGCAAATAAATCAACCTAAAACTTTTAAGCAATAAGAACgattataaaaataaggaGAAGGGATTCTATGAGAGAAGAATACAAGAGTTAACTAACAACAATCAGAGATGATTCCTCACTTTTCTCAAAATGCTCACAAACCACTTCTTGCAACAGCTCTCAAGAGAAATTGTTCACTGTAAACACAGAAAAATATCACATCGCACAAGAGAAATTGTTCCTTATTATTTAGcctattttctctttcaactTGGTAAGTCCCTATTACTGTTATAGCAGATTGAATTGGGATCCAAATTGCTATTCAATGAGCACATAAGCCTTAAACAGCTAAGGAATGTCTTCTATAATGCCAAAAAGTCATGACAGCGTTGCATCTTCAACTAATGTGAAGTCATAACATTGAATTCCTAATTTGAAACGAAggataaatcaaaattatataagtTTCCTTTTATTTCGTCTTTATCATGAagagtaaaaaatattgtacAGTAATACTACGTCCAATCTCCTAGATATAGCTCTAACATCGCTGACTACAAACTCTCCAATATAACTAAAGACAAAGGGAAACTACGTAGAAAATAAGTTTACTCTGTGGTTCGTTGCTACGCTGATCAAGGACCAGACGCGAGAATCTTGAATGCTCCTTCGGGTTTCAATCACTGTCTTCATTATCATCTgtgagaagaaaaaaccaCATCAAGCCCAGGATAATATGACCAAACCAGAAG
This window encodes:
- the LOC111809067 gene encoding transcription factor MYB62-like; the encoded protein is MEGVGRSELRRGPWTIEEDTLLIHYIASHGEGHWNNLAKHAGLERTGKSCRLRWLNYLKPDIKRGNLTPQEQLLILQLHSKWGNRWSKIAQQLPGRTDNEIKNYWRTRVQKQAKQLNIESNSEKFLETVRHLWIPRLLQEMDQRSSSTSFNYNSPSLESFSQALQQNPSGSSAIEANQSSIQSSGVYYQWPESSESVSEEFGNNSDLQPLDNGELQVDQLQHPFSLLGAACGVAEFDGQMAASYWVLEDDVAETFWNLENCL